ttgtttaaagttgaatgggataattgcaattttggtccctaatttttaggccatttgcaagttagtccctgaacctcaactataaataggcctaaccatttctcatttacaccatcccaaccaatctttctctcttagttttctctcttctcccatttgagaattcttaaggaattctatttgtttgtaatattttggagatagtaaagttatcatctggtgttagtgcccgaggacgtaggtataatttaccgaacctcgttaaaactcttatgttctttttgtcctatttttctttcaatatttgagggtataatagtagtttttaattgtgctattaaattacgttagaaggaatattctgattaaggaaagacttggtatttaagagatccttgtgatccacctctcttccgtgggaattgaactttgtgtgattttttagtacaataatttacacgcttccgaccctattggaacaacacatATACTTGGCTGCCCTCGGATGATACACGATATTCAGCTAGATTTGTGCATGATTGAGAATCAGCTCCCCTTTTTCATTCTCGAAGATTTGTTTAATCTGGCCATTGAATCCGCGTTTTACTGTGACGAATTTTCCATAAAAAACATGGTCCTCAAATTTGGGATATGGGCATGGGGACCTTATGTCAAAGAGGAAAATTTGCAACAAGATTTCTCTCATGTTGAACATGTTGTGGACTTGCTATGGCTTTGTTTTCAACCCACATCCTTTTCTTTCAAAACTGAAATAAAAAACTTCAAGATTCCCAGTGCAATGGAGCTCCAACAAGCAGGAGTCAAACTTAGACCAGGGTCGAGTAAAAACTTGTTCGACATAAGATTCAACAATGGGGTTTTGGAAATTCCGCAGTTGCTTGTAATGGACCGAACCAAAGTTATATTCAGAAATCTCATGGCGTACGAGCAACATTACTGTTCCAGAAACTATGTAACCGACTATGTGACACTGATCAGTTTCCTTGTCAAGTCTCCGAGGGATGCACAACTGCTTATTAAAAATGGaatcattgaaaattttttgaaggatagtgaagaagtttcgaccctcTTTAAGGGCCTTGTTGAAGAGGTTCGAGTCAGTAGGAAAAACTTTGAGCTTGCTCGTGTGGTTGAAGATATGAGAGCATACTGTAAATCTCGATGGCATAGGTGGAATGCGACCTTGAAACAAGATTACTTCAACTCTCCATGGCGCAGCCTGTCTATTATAGCAGCTACTCTTCTCCTACTACTAACTCTTGTACAAACTGTTTGTGCGGTTATTCAAGTCATCTAGACTAGCTTATTTGTTATTCCCTTTCAATTCAGAGGTTTTAAAGTActcaaattacacaaaatcaaataaatgaaaaagaggTTACTTTCTGAAACTTAATTCATCCaacaaatttgaattttaatacaACATCTGCAATCCATGTGTCTATTTTCTGCCAAAGGAAAAAAGGTTAAATCACATTGAGCAATCACAGCTTCAATTCCTTCCATTGGAACCATCTGAAATGATGGGTAATGTTTATATACATGAGTGACCAGTCATTGGTACCATATTGACTTGATGATTCTAGAGAAAGGATGCCTAATTctaataaaagagaagaaagaaaaggagaaaagaaatcaGATAGAATTGGGTCCCTCAGCCAATCTTCTCAGTGTTTGTATCATCAGAAGGCCAAACCACAGTCTCGATGAGCCGCTCCCGCATCAGTTCCAAGTTCTCGTCCGAGATCTCTTTGTATATTTGAGCATGATCACATTTCTATACCAACATAACAGACATTTGTTCAACTGTTTAATTTTCTGCATCCAATGCTATACTAAGAAAATTTTCATTACCTTAATCCATTTCCCATACAAATGAAGTCTTGTTATCATTACTCTTTCAGCAAGCTCTTGCCTCTCCTGTCATTGCCAAATATGAATACccttatttctttcctttttttttttttaagaatactTTGCGTCAAATTCAAAATTCTACATTAGGTTAGCTGGTTGATATTATACATGTTATATAATTCAAGTTCTGTCACTCAGAAGAATCAAGAAAATTTTCTTGACCTCCAAGTGTTGGTGAAACAGAAAACATAAAGCAGAGAAGACTATTTAAAATCACCTTGCCAAGGATGCGTAAGAAACGCTTGCCTTCACTGGGCTTATTTGCTGCTACAAACCTGCCAAAACCACAACAATTTAATTCCACAGCTTTCTATACGTCCACTTTCTGTTACTATTGTCTTCTACCTGATAATATGCTTTCGGAAAATGATTCAACAAACAGACAAGTACGAGGTTTCGGGCCGGATTCGTTTCCAATTTAAAGGGCTTAGAATCATTTTCAAACCCCCATAAGATTATTCAAACTCCGCTGATAGAAGTTCATAATATGGGGTACTTTTCTTAATTTCTCTTTATATATTTGGAATACCATGCCCTTGTGCTCATGTCCAAATGTGTACAATTACAGAACATAGGTGTTGAACACAAGTagcaaagaaaaatgaataatcCGGATAATATAGGTTACTTCTTATAATATAGATGGGGCAAAAACACAAAGCAACAGGGAAATCAGAAACAGAACAAACAAAACTATATTTGTATAAAACAGTGGCCACCAGATATGCTACTTACTGATAGAACCATGTATATTGTGGTGGATTCATCTCATAGAGCTGATTAAGAACAGTCCTCACTGCTTTGTATGTGAAATAGTTGAGCAATTGCtgcaaatagaagaaaaaaaagtcaCCTATTTTAATACAACTTAAATTATCACAAGGGCTAAAACTTGGGTTTGTTGATTGCCTAAAAGATAGCTCCAAACATCTTAATTACCGTTTTAACATCCGAAAAAGTATCTTCATATTGCCCTCCTAAGTTGTCGACCACCGCAAGCTTCCGGTCTTTACGCTGCTTCCTTGAATTCTTACTCATGATACCTGGAATCACCTTGGAAGACAACCTCGAATCATGCCATGAATCTACAAAAGAACTGCTTAACTCCAAACACCCAGGCCTTGCCATCGCATGCTTTCTTTTCATTGAATGCCTCCTTTGCATCACCAACTCCGCACCGGTTTTCAGGTTCATGTTGGTGGATGGCAATGCATCCAAGCACAAACAAGGACCAGCTTGAGAGTCCATAACTGATGAACCCACCATTGATATAGCCCCCACCATCTTTTTTTTCTTGCTGGCCTGAGCTTAAACGAACAACAGTTGGCAACTTGGCTGAAAAAGTTTTTGCTCTCGTTTTTATTTGTATGAACTTGAAACCCAAGAGAACAAAGGATACCAACTAAACAGAATTAAAGAGTATGGTATGGTATGGTATAGTTGGTATCCAAGAAAATGGAGTTTGAAGATGGGAAGTCAAAGATTCATGAACAGGAAGAGATGAAAAAGGAATAGGGAGGCAAAGGCCACGTGTGAAGAATGTGGTGTATTTGCAAGGGCAGGTGAAAGCTTAACCAAACGTAGATTTTGAGGTCCAAAATTGTCCAGGCCAGTATggttgggaaaaaaataaaaccaaaaaggCTTTTAAAAAGGCAAAATCAAAGATAGGTTGCATGGGTTTGA
The sequence above is drawn from the Gossypium hirsutum isolate 1008001.06 chromosome A05, Gossypium_hirsutum_v2.1, whole genome shotgun sequence genome and encodes:
- the LOC107960856 gene encoding UPF0481 protein At3g47200 — protein: MIHDIQLDLCMIENQLPFFILEDLFNLAIESAFYCDEFSIKNMVLKFGIWAWGPYVKEENLQQDFSHVEHVVDLLWLCFQPTSFSFKTEIKNFKIPSAMELQQAGVKLRPGSSKNLFDIRFNNGVLEIPQLLVMDRTKVIFRNLMAYEQHYCSRNYVTDYVTLISFLVKSPRDAQLLIKNGIIENFLKDSEEVSTLFKGLVEEVRVSRKNFELARVVEDMRAYCKSRWHRWNATLKQDYFNSPWRSLSIIAATLLLLLTLVQTVCAVIQVI
- the LOC107959304 gene encoding chaperonin-like RbcX protein 2, chloroplastic; this translates as MVGAISMVGSSVMDSQAGPCLCLDALPSTNMNLKTGAELVMQRRHSMKRKHAMARPGCLELSSSFVDSWHDSRLSSKVIPGIMSKNSRKQRKDRKLAVVDNLGGQYEDTFSDVKTQLLNYFTYKAVRTVLNQLYEMNPPQYTWFYQFVAANKPSEGKRFLRILGKERQELAERVMITRLHLYGKWIKKCDHAQIYKEISDENLELMRERLIETVVWPSDDTNTEKIG